In Rothia mucilaginosa, one genomic interval encodes:
- a CDS encoding 30S ribosomal protein bS22: protein MGSVIKKRRKRMSKKKHRKLLRKTRHQRRNKK from the coding sequence ATGGGTTCCGTTATCAAGAAGCGCCGCAAGCGTATGTCCAAGAAGAAGCACCGCAAGCTGCTTCGTAAGACCCGCCACCAGCGCCGCAACAAGAAGTAA
- a CDS encoding 1,4-dihydroxy-2-naphthoate polyprenyltransferase, producing MATAAQWIEGARLRTLPLAVAPIIAGSAAAYEVNEFKPLYAFLAFLVAFFLQVGVNYANDYSDGIKGTDEDRVGPLRLVGSGVASPRSVKYAAFACFGLAMLAGLALVALANQWWFLAIGASSVFAAWGYTGGKHPYGYMGLGDVFVFVYFGLVATLGTLYTQAHTLTLLGWVGAIGIGLISCALLMANNVRDIPTDIEAGKLTMAVRLGERWSRITYIVEMALALGLGVLLLDENPWFLLIFLLVGPTIHSCVTVWTRGGRELIPVLKQAGIVALVYSVILALAVWLGSLNIISHEVQVFTGY from the coding sequence GTGGCAACTGCCGCCCAATGGATTGAAGGCGCTCGCCTGCGCACCCTGCCGCTCGCCGTCGCCCCCATTATTGCCGGCTCAGCTGCCGCCTACGAGGTCAACGAATTCAAGCCGCTCTACGCGTTCTTGGCGTTCCTCGTCGCGTTCTTTCTGCAGGTCGGCGTGAACTACGCCAACGACTACTCCGACGGCATCAAGGGCACCGACGAAGACCGCGTGGGTCCGCTGCGCCTCGTCGGTTCCGGTGTGGCAAGCCCCCGCTCCGTCAAGTACGCCGCCTTTGCCTGCTTCGGTCTGGCGATGCTTGCCGGTCTTGCCCTGGTGGCCCTGGCGAACCAGTGGTGGTTTCTAGCGATTGGCGCCTCCAGCGTCTTCGCGGCGTGGGGCTACACCGGCGGCAAGCACCCCTACGGCTACATGGGCTTAGGTGACGTGTTCGTCTTCGTCTACTTTGGTCTGGTCGCGACCCTGGGCACCCTCTACACGCAGGCGCACACCCTGACCCTGCTCGGCTGGGTTGGTGCTATCGGCATTGGTCTGATTTCCTGTGCGCTGCTCATGGCGAATAACGTGCGTGACATTCCCACCGACATTGAGGCGGGCAAGCTGACCATGGCGGTCCGCCTGGGCGAACGCTGGTCGCGCATCACCTACATCGTGGAGATGGCGCTGGCGCTGGGTCTGGGCGTGCTCCTGCTCGATGAGAACCCTTGGTTCCTGCTGATTTTCCTGCTGGTCGGCCCGACCATCCACTCCTGCGTGACCGTGTGGACGCGCGGCGGCCGCGAGCTGATCCCCGTGCTCAAGCAGGCGGGTATTGTGGCGCTCGTGTACTCCGTGATTCTTGCTCTCGCCGTGTGGCTGGGTTCGCTGAATATTATTAGCCACGAGGTTCAGGTGTTCACCGGTTACTAA
- a CDS encoding PLD nuclease N-terminal domain-containing protein produces MIRAMLIIGGAALIVGLTLYTLLDAVRTPAHEARTLPKWLWVLVTLLFPVVGPLMWLILGRPKAQPAAGAPRPGFGQRRNTLAPSVSSPDDDEEYLRWLKAKAERERRSREAESNNKQDSERKDSEHKDPEDGTPNQGHGQN; encoded by the coding sequence ATGATTCGAGCCATGCTGATTATTGGCGGTGCCGCCCTCATCGTGGGGCTGACCCTCTACACCCTCTTGGACGCCGTCCGCACCCCCGCACACGAGGCGCGAACCCTGCCCAAGTGGCTGTGGGTTCTCGTCACCCTGCTCTTCCCCGTGGTGGGTCCGCTCATGTGGCTCATCCTGGGCCGCCCCAAGGCGCAGCCCGCAGCAGGCGCTCCTCGCCCCGGTTTCGGCCAGCGACGCAACACCCTGGCGCCCTCGGTGTCTTCCCCCGACGACGATGAAGAGTACCTGCGCTGGCTCAAAGCAAAAGCAGAACGCGAACGCCGCAGCCGCGAAGCAGAATCGAACAACAAGCAGGATTCCGAGCGTAAAGATTCAGAGCATAAGGACCCCGAGGACGGCACACCGAATCAGGGTCACGGGCAGAACTAG
- a CDS encoding FadR/GntR family transcriptional regulator: MAIHRKILRWLENELFEGNIQLGQDLPSDSEIARAIGVGRSRTREALRTLEDMDLVQLYNGRGKEMLVHLSDEPASAASAALRLHMSSSRYPTRDLVQTRILLESWAIARIDPKTASFAEMDEVLAQMEDFDLSIRDFLELLLTFHHQVMRCAGNELLVGLLASVRQPSFESMLSLVGRMPLWSSAVERLRAESRAIAEALKAGDSATARAMVIGQLRGMYADAGIDLEQEATSANGLPGEPIASEFAPVDVDEFAADDFDDLMQDDASFADVGALPAADAPEPVVEPAVEVPAESAQSSAVEYKVPEGDIVYIEETASESPAERVDTSAETTFGADASASDKVERVIPAASQPAPAVASAAPAQPAAHSVSPDVPLSFGTPRRSTPVAQAAPASQAPAAQNFSSQTLGSQPLSSQIPSGQLPSVPAAQAQEEAEGPAKVLRASAAAPRRRSGQIISPVRATIIKPVDRSRVLTAPARTARSAAVVTAAAPAEAESSEKVLRAPARQEAPAVQPAEPTRLEAAATIHDTYEKLPHEEPVQERRGIFSKMKRFFGVDVYEPEEAQESAEKDQAVKEQTAKAQPEVSADVKPEKPVVDAEALARAEAERAERLKALHAAVEETAVESSASEIPAEEVSVEEPVEEPAEESAEAASQAEESSSEGAVASSGSALSKGRSKGSKKSKKKRR, translated from the coding sequence GTGGCTATTCATCGTAAAATTCTGCGCTGGCTCGAGAACGAACTGTTCGAGGGCAACATTCAGCTGGGTCAAGATCTGCCCAGCGATAGCGAAATTGCGCGCGCTATTGGTGTGGGTCGTTCCCGTACCCGCGAGGCTCTACGCACCCTGGAAGATATGGATCTGGTGCAGCTGTACAACGGCCGCGGCAAGGAAATGCTGGTGCACCTGAGCGATGAGCCGGCTTCCGCGGCGAGTGCCGCTCTGCGCCTGCACATGTCTAGCTCGCGTTACCCGACTCGTGACCTGGTTCAGACCCGTATTCTGCTGGAAAGCTGGGCGATTGCGCGTATTGACCCGAAGACCGCCTCCTTCGCGGAGATGGACGAGGTCCTGGCGCAGATGGAAGATTTCGACCTGTCGATTCGTGATTTCCTGGAGCTTCTGCTGACTTTCCACCACCAGGTGATGCGCTGTGCGGGTAATGAGCTGCTGGTGGGTCTGCTCGCGTCGGTGCGTCAGCCGAGCTTTGAGTCGATGCTGTCGCTGGTGGGCCGTATGCCGCTGTGGAGTAGCGCTGTGGAGCGTCTGCGTGCTGAGAGCCGTGCTATTGCGGAGGCTTTGAAGGCGGGCGATTCGGCGACGGCTCGTGCCATGGTGATTGGTCAGCTGCGCGGCATGTATGCCGATGCCGGTATTGACCTGGAGCAGGAGGCGACCTCTGCGAACGGTCTGCCGGGTGAGCCGATTGCTTCTGAGTTTGCGCCGGTTGATGTGGATGAGTTTGCCGCCGATGACTTTGATGATTTGATGCAGGATGATGCGTCCTTCGCTGATGTGGGGGCGTTGCCCGCCGCGGATGCGCCTGAGCCTGTGGTGGAGCCTGCTGTTGAGGTCCCGGCTGAGTCTGCGCAGTCTTCTGCCGTGGAATACAAGGTGCCTGAAGGCGATATCGTCTACATTGAGGAGACGGCTTCTGAGAGCCCTGCCGAGCGTGTTGATACCTCTGCTGAGACTACTTTTGGTGCGGATGCTTCTGCATCTGACAAGGTGGAACGTGTCATTCCCGCTGCATCCCAGCCCGCACCTGCTGTAGCTTCCGCAGCTCCCGCACAGCCTGCCGCGCATTCGGTGAGCCCGGATGTGCCGCTGAGCTTCGGTACCCCGCGCCGCAGCACCCCGGTTGCGCAGGCTGCACCCGCCTCCCAGGCTCCTGCCGCGCAGAATTTTAGCTCGCAGACTCTCGGCTCACAGCCTCTTAGCTCGCAGATTCCCAGCGGTCAGTTGCCGAGCGTGCCTGCCGCCCAGGCGCAGGAAGAGGCTGAGGGCCCCGCGAAGGTTCTGCGTGCTTCTGCGGCGGCTCCGCGTCGTCGTAGCGGTCAGATTATTTCTCCGGTACGTGCGACCATCATTAAGCCGGTGGACCGTAGCAGGGTTCTGACTGCGCCTGCCCGTACCGCGCGTTCTGCGGCTGTCGTGACTGCTGCGGCGCCCGCGGAGGCTGAGTCTTCTGAGAAGGTTCTGCGTGCTCCGGCGCGCCAGGAGGCGCCCGCCGTTCAGCCTGCTGAGCCTACTCGTCTTGAGGCGGCTGCGACCATCCACGACACCTATGAGAAGCTTCCGCATGAGGAGCCGGTGCAGGAGCGCCGCGGCATCTTCTCGAAGATGAAGCGTTTCTTTGGCGTGGATGTGTACGAGCCTGAGGAAGCTCAGGAGAGTGCCGAGAAGGATCAGGCAGTGAAGGAGCAGACTGCGAAGGCTCAGCCCGAGGTTAGTGCCGATGTGAAGCCGGAGAAGCCCGTTGTGGATGCAGAGGCGCTGGCTCGTGCCGAGGCTGAGCGTGCTGAGCGTCTGAAGGCCTTGCACGCGGCGGTGGAAGAGACCGCTGTGGAAAGCTCTGCTTCGGAAATTCCTGCTGAGGAGGTTTCTGTAGAAGAGCCGGTTGAAGAACCCGCTGAGGAATCGGCTGAGGCCGCCTCCCAGGCTGAGGAGAGCTCTTCTGAGGGCGCTGTAGCATCTTCTGGTTCGGCTCTGTCTAAGGGACGGTCTAAGGGCTCGAAGAAGTCGAAGAAGAAGCGCCGTTAG
- a CDS encoding TrkH family potassium uptake protein: protein MGRILRRTRRRHHHPQGQLNRRWDTLSGATSEPQKQQVRRRRRDRLEAENLSILTSVPGIDLDRLPTLRDHEDPKTQRKRTPLEFNQKTLERFRDFIDSSVLASPSRTAIGAFFLVIIFFTVMLSLPISSADGQRVALHHAVFTSTSAVTVTGLTTVSTADQWSTFGQAMILLACQVGGLGTLTITSLLALAIGRKMGLRTKLIAQEDLNISRLGEVGGIVKAVAYASFSIEAFIAMLLTPRFLALGEAPHEALWHGIFYSVSAFNNAGFTPHSDGIVPYGHDLFLLVPICIAVFLGSLGFPVFIAIQRNPFRPSHWQLTAKLTMVTTLFFFGFGAFFWGLFEWNNPATIGSYSPGDKILNAIFASVMMRSGGFNLVDMSSITPVSTLLTDTLMFIGGGSGSTAGGVKVTTIAVIALSILAEARGDQKVVAFNRTIPESSLRIAISVIVMGATVVGVGAASILIISGADLKEVIFEVISAFATCGLSNGLSASLPPAGVYVLSVLMLIGRVGTTTAATGLAMRSRRRLYKFPEERPTIG from the coding sequence ATGGGACGCATACTCCGCCGCACCCGGCGCCGACACCACCACCCCCAGGGCCAGCTCAACCGCCGCTGGGACACCCTCAGCGGTGCCACCTCCGAACCCCAAAAACAGCAGGTTCGCCGACGCCGCCGCGATCGCCTCGAAGCTGAAAACCTCAGCATCCTCACCAGCGTGCCCGGCATCGATCTTGACCGTCTGCCGACCCTACGTGACCACGAAGACCCCAAGACTCAGCGCAAACGAACCCCACTAGAGTTCAACCAGAAGACTCTCGAACGCTTCCGCGACTTCATTGATTCCTCAGTTCTGGCGTCTCCCTCACGCACCGCAATCGGTGCCTTCTTTCTAGTCATCATCTTCTTCACCGTCATGCTGTCCCTGCCGATTTCTTCGGCAGACGGGCAGCGCGTCGCGCTACACCACGCGGTCTTCACCTCCACCAGCGCGGTCACCGTGACCGGTCTGACCACCGTCTCCACAGCAGATCAGTGGTCAACCTTCGGTCAGGCAATGATTCTTCTCGCCTGCCAGGTGGGTGGCCTGGGCACGCTGACCATCACCTCCCTGCTGGCGCTGGCTATCGGCCGCAAAATGGGTCTGCGCACCAAACTCATCGCGCAGGAAGACCTGAATATTAGCCGACTCGGCGAGGTCGGCGGCATCGTCAAAGCGGTGGCGTACGCGTCTTTCTCCATCGAAGCGTTCATTGCAATGCTCCTCACCCCACGATTCCTCGCGCTCGGTGAAGCACCACACGAGGCCCTGTGGCACGGCATTTTCTACTCGGTTTCGGCATTCAACAACGCCGGATTTACCCCGCACTCGGACGGCATCGTACCCTACGGCCACGATCTTTTCCTGCTCGTGCCCATCTGCATCGCGGTGTTCCTCGGCTCGCTCGGCTTCCCCGTGTTCATTGCGATTCAGCGCAACCCTTTCCGCCCATCGCACTGGCAGCTCACCGCAAAACTGACCATGGTCACGACCCTCTTCTTCTTCGGTTTTGGTGCCTTCTTCTGGGGTCTTTTCGAGTGGAATAACCCCGCAACCATCGGTTCCTACTCTCCCGGCGATAAAATCCTCAACGCCATCTTCGCCTCCGTGATGATGCGTTCAGGCGGGTTCAACCTGGTCGATATGAGTAGCATTACGCCCGTCTCCACCTTGCTGACGGACACGCTCATGTTCATTGGTGGCGGCTCCGGCTCAACCGCAGGCGGTGTGAAGGTCACCACCATCGCCGTGATTGCCCTATCGATTCTTGCCGAGGCGCGAGGTGACCAGAAGGTTGTAGCGTTCAATCGCACCATCCCCGAATCCTCTCTGCGCATTGCCATCTCTGTGATTGTTATGGGTGCTACCGTGGTAGGTGTTGGCGCCGCATCGATTCTTATCATCAGCGGCGCAGATCTCAAAGAAGTCATCTTCGAGGTCATCTCCGCCTTCGCGACCTGCGGCCTCTCGAACGGCCTCTCCGCCAGCCTGCCACCTGCGGGCGTGTACGTGCTCAGCGTTCTGATGCTTATTGGTCGTGTGGGTACAACCACCGCCGCAACCGGCTTGGCGATGCGTTCACGCCGCCGCCTCTACAAGTTCCCCGAAGAAAGGCCCACCATTGGCTAG
- a CDS encoding potassium channel family protein → MASAHNAPVLVIGLGRFGSAVAAQLRLQNKEVLAIEKDPELVQKWSGVLTHVVSADATDIDTLHQLGADEFGSAVVGVGTSVEASVLITANLVDIGVERIWAKAITPAHGKILERIGAHHVVYPEADAGRRAAHLVSGRLLDYIEFDDDFAIAKMRPPKETHGFTLAESDIRSKYGVSVVGIKSPGEDFTYADATTRIHSRDILIVSGQVDLIERFAARP, encoded by the coding sequence TTGGCTAGTGCACATAACGCCCCCGTTCTCGTGATTGGTTTGGGACGCTTCGGTTCGGCTGTGGCTGCCCAGTTGCGCCTGCAGAATAAGGAGGTTCTCGCTATCGAGAAGGACCCCGAGCTGGTGCAGAAATGGTCCGGCGTGCTGACCCACGTGGTCTCCGCCGATGCGACCGATATCGACACCCTGCACCAGTTGGGTGCGGACGAGTTCGGTTCCGCCGTGGTGGGTGTGGGCACCTCCGTGGAGGCGTCCGTGCTGATTACTGCGAACCTCGTAGACATTGGCGTGGAGCGTATCTGGGCGAAGGCTATCACCCCCGCGCACGGCAAGATTCTGGAGCGTATTGGCGCGCACCACGTGGTCTACCCGGAGGCGGACGCCGGCCGCCGCGCCGCGCACCTCGTCTCGGGTCGACTGCTGGACTACATTGAGTTTGATGACGACTTCGCGATTGCGAAGATGCGCCCGCCGAAGGAGACCCACGGCTTCACCCTCGCCGAGTCGGATATCCGCTCCAAGTACGGCGTGTCTGTGGTCGGTATTAAGTCCCCCGGTGAGGACTTCACCTACGCGGACGCGACCACCCGCATTCACTCGCGTGACATTCTGATTGTGTCCGGTCAGGTGGATTTGATTGAGCGTTTCGCGGCGCGCCCCTAA
- a CDS encoding 1,4-dihydroxy-2-naphthoyl-CoA synthase translates to MTAQLPEKVSDIFNPADWRVVEGFEDFTDITYHRQVERDENGEILRDLPTVRIAFDRPEVRNAFRPHTVDELYRALDHARMTSNVGTVLLTGNGPSAKDGGWAFCSGGDQRIRGRDGYHYASGDTAESIDPARAGRLHILEVQRLIRTMPKVVIALVSGWAAGGGHSLHVVADLTIASEEYGKFKQTDATVGSFDAGYGSALLARQVGQKFAREIFFLAKEYDAQRMYEMGAVNDVVPHAELENKGLEYAAHIARQSPQAIRMLKYAFNLPDDGMLGQQVFAGEATRMAYMTDEAVEGRDAFLQKRDPDWSNYPYYF, encoded by the coding sequence ATGACTGCACAACTTCCCGAAAAGGTCTCGGACATCTTCAACCCCGCCGACTGGCGCGTCGTCGAAGGCTTCGAAGACTTCACCGACATCACCTACCACCGCCAGGTTGAGCGCGACGAAAACGGCGAAATCCTACGCGATCTGCCCACCGTGCGCATCGCATTCGACCGCCCCGAGGTCCGCAACGCATTCCGCCCGCACACCGTGGACGAACTCTACCGCGCCCTCGACCACGCCCGCATGACCTCCAACGTAGGCACAGTGCTGCTCACCGGCAACGGCCCCTCCGCCAAGGACGGCGGCTGGGCATTCTGCTCCGGCGGCGACCAGCGCATCCGCGGCCGCGACGGCTACCACTACGCCAGCGGCGACACCGCAGAAAGCATCGACCCGGCACGCGCAGGCCGACTGCACATCCTGGAAGTGCAGCGCCTCATCCGCACCATGCCCAAGGTCGTTATCGCCCTCGTCTCCGGCTGGGCTGCAGGCGGCGGCCACTCCCTGCACGTAGTTGCTGACCTGACCATCGCCTCCGAAGAGTACGGCAAGTTCAAGCAGACCGACGCAACCGTCGGCTCCTTCGACGCAGGCTACGGTTCGGCACTGCTCGCACGCCAGGTGGGTCAGAAGTTCGCCCGCGAAATCTTCTTCCTCGCCAAGGAATACGACGCACAGCGCATGTACGAAATGGGCGCAGTCAACGACGTAGTCCCCCACGCAGAGCTCGAGAACAAGGGCCTGGAATACGCGGCGCACATTGCCCGCCAGTCCCCGCAGGCAATCCGCATGCTCAAGTACGCCTTCAACCTGCCCGACGACGGCATGCTCGGCCAGCAGGTCTTCGCTGGTGAGGCAACCCGCATGGCATACATGACCGACGAGGCTGTGGAGGGCCGCGACGCGTTCTTGCAGAAGCGTGACCCGGACTGGTCCAACTACCCCTACTACTTCTAA
- a CDS encoding ArsR/SmtB family transcription factor: MHSDVFSVIADPTRRRIVRILAEQTHTVGAVVEKLGMSQPTISKHLKVLRDADVVSVTVEGQRRLYSLNPDVFATVTEWINETVQIARQSNEAHAPVALPGGVTASASDKATVEKITAEKVAEKPVEKNSEQSTQKPEAEEPAQKLVPAATAPAASEKSTTAEKLEATDPETLTVEAPTSEEIEQARIQRARAQYLTPSARIYSRPAEHAADSTASEAVAEKAGVAESTSQEEAVDSTPMRPFTPASYGYDAGVTPAASAPPAQPATPAAPAEAKPVVAQKPVAFPQPAAVVPYGIDPAAVVGGSIQPIAVIPEAVVLEKIAEEKATDEKVAAEKPVAPAESAKEEATRKEFAAEDSAAEKSVIEKNVVDEAAAEEPVKTESAEEVASPAEATEKAELGKVEPANDEPVEGEPAKAETSAEEPEYQTMPAYDSVYRPSTETNSAETKDNHRGGLFGFLRGRRR, from the coding sequence ATGCATTCTGATGTTTTTTCTGTCATCGCGGATCCGACTCGCCGCCGAATTGTGCGTATTCTCGCTGAGCAAACCCACACGGTGGGTGCAGTGGTTGAGAAGCTGGGCATGAGCCAGCCGACCATTTCGAAGCACCTGAAAGTCCTTCGCGATGCAGATGTGGTCTCCGTGACCGTGGAGGGGCAGCGTCGCCTCTACTCCCTGAACCCGGATGTATTCGCCACCGTGACCGAGTGGATTAACGAGACCGTTCAGATTGCACGCCAGTCCAATGAGGCGCACGCACCCGTGGCACTGCCCGGTGGCGTGACTGCATCTGCCTCCGATAAGGCGACGGTCGAGAAGATTACGGCTGAGAAGGTTGCAGAGAAGCCGGTCGAGAAGAACTCTGAGCAGAGCACCCAGAAGCCCGAAGCTGAAGAGCCCGCTCAGAAGCTTGTACCCGCTGCAACTGCACCGGCTGCATCCGAGAAGAGCACAACTGCGGAGAAGCTCGAGGCGACCGACCCCGAGACTCTCACCGTTGAAGCGCCCACCTCCGAGGAAATCGAGCAGGCTCGCATTCAGCGCGCCCGCGCACAGTACCTGACCCCCAGCGCGCGCATCTACTCGCGCCCTGCGGAGCATGCTGCTGATAGCACCGCTTCCGAAGCTGTCGCTGAGAAGGCGGGAGTTGCTGAGTCCACCTCGCAGGAAGAGGCTGTGGATAGCACCCCGATGCGCCCCTTCACTCCCGCATCCTACGGTTACGATGCTGGGGTGACCCCCGCGGCGTCGGCACCCCCCGCTCAGCCCGCTACCCCTGCGGCACCTGCTGAAGCTAAGCCTGTTGTAGCGCAGAAGCCGGTGGCATTCCCTCAGCCTGCGGCTGTGGTGCCTTATGGCATTGACCCCGCTGCGGTTGTGGGTGGCTCGATTCAGCCTATCGCTGTGATCCCCGAGGCTGTTGTGCTTGAAAAGATCGCCGAGGAAAAGGCTACCGACGAAAAGGTTGCAGCTGAGAAGCCTGTTGCACCCGCTGAATCCGCCAAGGAAGAAGCAACCCGCAAGGAATTTGCAGCTGAGGATTCTGCAGCTGAAAAGTCTGTGATTGAGAAGAACGTAGTAGATGAAGCCGCGGCAGAAGAGCCCGTGAAGACTGAATCTGCTGAGGAAGTAGCTTCGCCTGCAGAAGCTACTGAGAAGGCTGAACTCGGTAAGGTCGAGCCTGCCAATGATGAGCCTGTCGAGGGTGAGCCTGCTAAGGCTGAAACCTCCGCTGAGGAGCCCGAGTATCAGACCATGCCCGCTTACGATTCGGTGTACCGCCCCAGCACTGAGACGAACAGTGCTGAGACGAAGGACAACCACCGCGGTGGCCTCTTCGGCTTCCTGCGTGGCCGCCGCCGCTAA
- a CDS encoding AMP-binding protein codes for MMNTPAPGLVPSPAPQEAALHPQAVQVRADQPADPHAMLGAFEQLLGEFALNGYAAGAGVESAEVAEPIALVVGTSGSTGTPKRTALTARALVASAAATENFFGSNSDAASQWLLALPAHYIAGAQVLARSVLAGTAPVIARSVTEPVHFTPEVFLQAVERMSSARRFISLVPTQLHKLLESADANPTLGAEIHEALGSFTGILLGGAPASADLLTASTALGLNTVTTYGSAETAGGCVYSGSVLPGVRVELVPEEGMPEENMPTAPDIEGKPAQVGRIWISGAHLASGYIGDAARTAEHFFTAADGTRWYRTDDYGLLSPAHDPDSPAHDPGGAGHGNEPRLQVLGRSDDVLISGGVKISARAVATVLEEHPAVREACVIGLPDARWGTAIAAAVTLVPSAGAAAAAATPTENRPALNEELCALLRARCAEKLGAPAAPKQLSILPDFPLTSTGKPDRAEIYSILDRDYRQG; via the coding sequence ATGATGAACACCCCCGCACCCGGACTCGTGCCCTCCCCCGCCCCGCAGGAGGCTGCCCTGCACCCGCAGGCGGTACAGGTGCGCGCCGACCAGCCCGCCGACCCTCACGCCATGCTGGGTGCCTTTGAGCAGCTGCTGGGTGAGTTTGCGCTGAATGGGTACGCGGCGGGTGCTGGTGTGGAGAGTGCAGAGGTTGCCGAGCCTATTGCCCTGGTGGTGGGAACCTCCGGATCCACCGGAACTCCCAAACGCACCGCGCTGACCGCGCGAGCTCTTGTCGCCAGCGCGGCAGCCACCGAGAACTTCTTCGGCTCAAACTCCGATGCCGCCTCGCAGTGGCTCCTGGCGCTTCCCGCGCACTATATTGCCGGTGCGCAGGTGCTCGCCCGCTCTGTGCTCGCCGGTACCGCCCCGGTCATTGCCCGCTCCGTGACCGAACCGGTGCACTTTACTCCTGAAGTCTTTTTGCAGGCGGTAGAGCGCATGAGCTCGGCACGCAGGTTTATCTCCCTGGTGCCCACTCAGCTACATAAGCTCCTTGAAAGCGCGGACGCCAACCCGACCCTGGGTGCTGAGATTCACGAGGCGCTCGGCTCCTTCACCGGAATCCTGCTCGGAGGCGCCCCCGCCAGCGCCGACCTGCTCACCGCCTCCACCGCGCTGGGGCTGAACACGGTGACCACCTACGGTAGCGCCGAAACCGCCGGAGGATGCGTCTACTCCGGCTCGGTTCTGCCCGGCGTGCGGGTGGAGCTCGTGCCCGAAGAAGGCATGCCCGAAGAAAATATGCCCACAGCGCCGGATATTGAGGGAAAGCCCGCGCAGGTGGGCCGTATTTGGATCAGCGGCGCGCACCTCGCCAGCGGCTACATTGGCGATGCCGCCCGCACCGCCGAGCACTTCTTCACCGCCGCGGACGGCACCCGCTGGTACCGCACCGACGACTACGGTCTGCTCAGCCCCGCGCATGACCCCGACAGCCCCGCGCATGACCCTGGCGGCGCTGGGCACGGCAACGAGCCGCGCCTGCAGGTGCTCGGCCGTAGCGACGACGTGCTCATCAGCGGAGGCGTAAAAATCTCCGCCCGCGCCGTGGCAACCGTCCTCGAAGAGCACCCCGCCGTACGCGAAGCCTGCGTCATCGGCCTACCCGATGCCCGCTGGGGCACCGCCATTGCCGCCGCGGTCACGCTCGTGCCCTCTGCTGGTGCCGCGGCTGCCGCGGCTACGCCTACTGAGAATCGCCCCGCCCTGAATGAAGAACTCTGTGCCCTGCTGCGTGCCCGCTGCGCCGAAAAGCTCGGTGCCCCCGCCGCCCCCAAGCAGCTGAGCATCCTGCCAGATTTCCCGCTCACCAGCACCGGCAAGCCGGACCGCGCAGAAATATACAGTATCCTGGACAGAGACTATCGTCAGGGCTAA
- a CDS encoding histidine phosphatase family protein has product MTETSTIKVHLMRHGEVHNPERIVYGRLPGYRLSDKGQQMVRLSAEEFAARAERGARFVHLVCSPLQRTRESAAPVEELLGLTAQPDERVIEADNYFEGLHVNAQELLKNPRHWTKLYNPARPSWGESYLDQIRRMAAAVQDAARTAYELGGEGAEAIIVSHQLPIWITRLGVEGRMLQHDPRARECNLASITTLAFSTTDFEHEMPHFVGYAEPAAPLYGGVIQLPGS; this is encoded by the coding sequence ATGACTGAAACTTCCACCATTAAAGTTCACCTCATGCGTCACGGCGAGGTGCACAACCCCGAGCGTATCGTGTACGGCCGTCTGCCCGGCTACCGTCTGTCCGATAAGGGCCAGCAGATGGTGCGTCTGAGCGCTGAGGAGTTCGCGGCTCGTGCTGAGCGCGGCGCCCGTTTTGTGCATCTGGTCTGCTCGCCGTTGCAGCGTACCCGTGAGTCTGCCGCCCCGGTTGAGGAGCTGCTGGGTCTGACCGCGCAGCCGGATGAGCGCGTCATTGAGGCGGATAACTACTTTGAGGGTCTGCACGTGAACGCGCAGGAGCTGCTGAAGAACCCGCGTCACTGGACGAAGCTGTACAACCCGGCGCGCCCCTCCTGGGGTGAGTCGTACCTGGACCAGATTCGCCGTATGGCTGCGGCTGTCCAGGACGCGGCGCGTACCGCCTACGAGTTGGGCGGCGAGGGTGCGGAGGCGATTATTGTGTCGCATCAGCTGCCGATTTGGATTACTCGCCTGGGTGTTGAGGGCCGCATGCTGCAGCATGACCCGCGTGCCCGCGAGTGCAACCTGGCGTCGATTACGACTCTGGCGTTTAGCACCACTGATTTTGAGCATGAGATGCCGCATTTTGTGGGATATGCGGAGCCTGCTGCGCCGCTGTACGGTGGCGTGATTCAGCTGCCCGGTAGCTAA